ACTTACGCCATTTATGATTGGCGTGTTTTACATGGTGATCACTGTGTGGATTTTTGGTTACCTTGTTCAGGCAGCCATTGGCAACTTAGATGCACTTGCCGATCCCAGCAATTTTGGTCAGTTTATAAACCAAACCAGTGTATTTTTTTACATGGTAGGCGTTGGTGTGCTGGTTAATCTAATTCTACTTGGCGGTGTAAAGCAGGGCATTGAAAAAGCAGCAAAACTGCTTATGCCAGCGCTATTTGTGCTACTAGTTGGCCTTGTTGCTTACGTACTGACATTAGATAATGCGATTGCTGGCCTTCGTTATTACGTTGTGCCTGATTTTAGCAAAGTGAATGCTAGCGTTTTAAATGGTGCACTGTCGCAAGCGTTTTTCTCGCTGTCGCTCGGTATGGGTATTTTAATGACTTATGCATCATATATTTCTAAGAAGGAAAATATTGTAGGCAGTGCAAAAATGGTTGCAGTAACTGACTCATTGGTCGCATTTATTGCGGGTTTAATGGTCTTGCCAGCGATTTTCAGCTTTAACCCAAACACCAATCCTGCGGAGTTATCTGACTCATCGGTATCAATGATTTTTGTTTATTTACCAAAAATCTTCCTCGCGATGCAGCAAGATATCGGCTACGTAGGCGCAAGCGCAATCGCCGTAATCTTTTTCTTACTGGTATTTTTTGCAGCAATTACATCACTTGTGTCAATTATTGAAGTACCAACAGCGACCTTAATTGAAGAAAAGGGCGTTTCGCGTTTTAAAGCATTGCTATTACTTGCAGGTAGCATGGGTATTTTAACCATTTTATGTACCATGTCGTTTGGTATGAGTGAGTGGTTAAGCACAATGTTTAACTATGGTGACCACGATCCTGCAACTAAAAAGAGCCTGTTTGATTTTATATACGATGTGTTTTACGACACCATCTTACCGTTAAACGGCTTAATGGTGTGTTTGTTCGTAATGTACCGTTGGAAAAAAGCAAAGCTAACTGAAGAGCTTAGCCAAGGTGCGCCTGAGTATGCAGGTAGCTTTACCGAGAAGTATGTAAACTTCTCACTATCAACCTTTATTCCATTTATTTTGGCGCTGATTTTTATTAATACAGTTGCTAATAAGTTCTTTGCTTACAATTTATTAGGCTTCTAATACGATTTAAATAAAGACTTAAGTTAAAAGCGGAGCAATTGCTCCGCTTTTTTGTGTTTAATGGCAATATAAGGTGATGGAAGGGCGAACTTTAATCATCTTAAAAGGTAGAATAGTTAATAGAATTAGATAGTTAAACTAGGTTGGAAGATGGTCAAAATTAACAGTGAACAAAGTAAGCGCAGCGCGCAGTTTAAGTTTGTAGCATACGCTATTTCTGTAATTTTGATTGCCGGATGCTTGATTGCAACCAGCTTGCAAGTGGCACTAAATTGGCCATTTATTGTGATTTGTTCTCTATGTATTGTTGGCCTTTTAATAGCTTCACAATCAGCAAATAATCGCTTTTTGGTGTTGGGCAAAGCGCCTTTAATGCTCGATAGTAAAATTGTGATGTTAGGTGTTGAAACAAAAGGGCAAATAGTTATTAATCAGCCGCATTTTAAGAAGTTTAATCAAGCGATACTTCAAATACTTGCGCCAGGTTATGAAAGCGGTTTAAATGAGATTTGGTCTGATACTTTACCATTAAAAATTGAGTTTGACGGCGATACTACTTTGCTTGATTTTACCTTTACGCTACCCACACAAATCAAACTTCATTCAGGCACACGTTTTTACTTAACAATAAGTTATGTTGAGAATATGCAGGAAGTGAAGCGTACTTATCGATTAAATGTGCGGGATCCGAAAGTAAGAATGTTGTAGCGGGGATTTGTAGTTGTGTTAATTGTGAGTTATTTGAAAATTGTTTAGTTGTAGCGCTTAACCTTCTCTTCTGTTAGTTGGTTCGAGCTGGCTTTTGGCAATGTCAACTGATTCTTCTATCTCCCATGAGCGTATCTTGCGCAATCCATGGCGCCCTCTTGTTCATTTTTGTTACACGACAAAAACGAGCCACAAATTTATCAGGAATAAATTTGAACAGCGAAGCTGGCCAGTATGGCGAAATACAGGGATGTATTTCGTTAAAAACGTGCCCGTAAATCAAACTGAATCTTCAAACATAATTTAAATATGAACTTAAACGCCATGAAGCTACGCGCTAAACGTCCCTGTACGCTATCCAGCTCTAAATCCTTTTATCGCGTTCATAGCTAGCCGAACTTCGTTCGTCTCTAGACGCTATTCACCCATTCATACATAGCTTGCTCGACCGCTTCGCTCCCTGTCTCGCATTATTCATTTAAATAATGTTTTCAGGTTTGATTAAGGGGAAAGATGTGTGTGAATTTTAAATGCAGCCTTTAAATGATGCCTTTTAAAATGGATATTATGTGCGCTTGTATGCCTCTTGCTGTGAGACGCCCAGACTTATTAATATTTCCTCAAAATAACCGACATTTTCTAATTCTCGATTATCTTCATAAGCTAAGCAAAAAAGAATTCTCATTTTTGCTACTTCTGATACAGATGTGTTGTAACCATCGTTACAGTCAACCCAAGACCACAAGCAGTCTCTTAACTGTTCAAGGTTAAACTCTTTATGTTCAACCCAATACTCTTTAAGTTGTAAGAAAGCATTTTTTGCCAAAAGAATTTCAGGTATACCAAGCCTTTCAAGCCAAGCAATAATATGGGCTGCATACTTATAATTTTCGTTCAAATTAGTAAATTCTCCAGAATATATAATGTCGCATTAAGCAGTAAGCAACGCATTGGGGTTCGGGTTGACCTATTTTTTAAATGCTTTACCCAAGAAGCTTTTTAATGCCACTTTGTGCCTGTTTGTACCTTAAATTTATAAGCGTCATAGCTACTTGTCCTACATCCTCATACAAGTTATCAGCGTACTCGTGTAAGTTTAGCGTGGGATCATAATTTTTAGATGCAACGAATTCATTTATGCGCTGTGTACGGGCAGCAGCTTCTTTGCCAGCTTTTGCAATAATGAACTCCAACCAAGGTCTTTGTTGCTTTTCATTGTTGCAAGGAGCACAGCATGGAACCACATTTCCCCATGCGTGTAGGCCAAGCGAAGATTTGTTCATTGGGATTAAATGATCCTGGGACAAGGACTTGCGATCAATGGATGCACCACAAAAGCAACATTGGTAATTAAAAAACTCTAACAACTCATCTTTTTGAGCTACTTTTGGACCGAATGGCTCAAAGCCTCTGGCCTCATCATAAAATTTACCAACGTCTTGTAAGAATATTCTGATGGCGCTATTTGATATGTCAGATTTACTTCGTGCCATGATGCTCCTTTTAGCACTTAACAACTTATTAGGGATACCTAACAAAGTTATGGATCTTGTAAGATAGGTGTTTTTAATCTTTGATTTCGCTTTTTAAAAAACTCATCTTAAATCAGAGTGTAAGATAAATAAACTGGTTATGTGTGGATGGTGGTGTGGGTAATAAATATTGTTATAAAAAAGGCGCTTATAAGCGCCCTTTAAATATATTGTAGAAAGTTATAGTCGTTTAATGCGGTTTGCAATCAAACTTTTCATTGGTGTAAAACGCGGCGTAGGCGATGCCGCTTAGGGTAAAGTACATGGTAAGTACAAAGAGTAAAAAAGTACCTACATTGAAGCCTGAATTATTAAATGCACTTATCATAAATACGGCAAAGCCAATACCAATCGGTAAACACAGCAGTGTTTTAAATAGGTTCTCGTTTTTTATTTCGTATTCAGGTTCTTGTTTGTTATCTGTTTCCATTTAAGCCTCGACTAATATTATTGTTCTAACCACTTTAAGTGGCCGGATTTTAGTTTTCTTTGGGCCTGTTTATCTCGTTATAGCTCCTTGAGAACAACACAACAGGTCATTAAATGTTCAATTTAATACTAGAACGATTTAATAGATTTTCCTAATTATCAAAACATAATGGGTGATATTTGTAACTTTCGCTTTATATGAAGTGTAAGTAGAAAGTTTCTAAGCAATAAATAAGTTAAACAATCGGTATTTTGCTAGCTGATAATTATATGGTAAGGGGTTGAGGCATTATTTGAGGAGCAGGGCTCAAGGCTGAGTAGCGATCGGAAAGCATTAAATCTTGAACGTCAAAACACGGATTTACTAAAAAGGAGCGGTTATCGCTCCTTTTTATATTTAAATCACGTTAAGGCTTGTTACCGTTATTCGCTTTTTTGTTCTTCATCGTCAGGCAAATATTGATAAAGCATAACGATAGTTACAATTAGCGCAACGAAAGTGGCAGCGGTAATGCCGAACACTTTGAAGTTAACCCAAAAATCCAGTGAAAATGCATAGGCAACATAAATATTAACAGCGGCGATTAGGTATAAAAACGTACTCCAAAATAAGTTTATTTTATCCCAAAGTGGCTCAGGCACTTCAATTTTCTGGCCTGTATCATTAGTTGAAGCCAAGATTGAGCCTAACATTTTTGCCATTAGGTTCTTGTTAAAGAAATAACGCGATGCTAATAAAATGGTCGCAAAGCCTGCATAGACCACGGTTGCTTTCCACTTAATAAACTGCTCATCTTGGAAAAGAATAGTGAGTGAGCCAAGACCAACCGCTAAAGCAAAGAGTCCCCAATGTTTGGTAGCGACTTTTTTCTCGATAAAGAAGTAGTAGGCTATTTGCAGAACTGACGCACCAATAAGTACCGACGTCGCCCAAAAAATATCCATGGTTTTATAAAGAATGAAAAATAAGATCAGGGGAGCATATTCAAATAATGCGAGCATTGTTTACCTCTTAAATTATGCTGAATATTTACCTTACACCAGAGTTAATATGAAACACCAGAGTTTGGGTTTAAAAAAAGGGCGCTTGGCGCCCTTTGTATTGTTTATACACAATTATTTTTGCGTTGCGGCTTTCATATTACGTACAAAGCTTTCAAGCTCGCTTAGCATAGTTTCAGGTGATTCAAGGTTATTCTCGATAATCTTAACTACTGCAGAGCCTGAAATGGCACCTGCGGCACCTGAGGCAATTGCCGCTTTTACATCTTCAGGGGTTGAAATACCAAAACCCAGAAGCGCAGGTGCTGCGTTAAAATTTAATAACTTTTTGATCATTGAATCTGCAGGCATTTGCGCTTTGGTTTCGGTACCCGTAACACCTGCGCGCGAGAGCAAATAGGTATAACCACGGCCGTAAGATGCGCATTGGCGAAGTGTATCGTCATCAGCATTTGGCGTGGCAATAAAGATAGGCTCTATCTCTGCTTGCATGGCAGCTTGTCTAAACATTTTTGACATATGCAGCGGCACATCAGCAACTAAAATTGAATCAACGCCCACTTCTTTTGCTGTGCGATAAAAGTTATCAATGCCCTGTGCTAACACTAGGTTTGAATAAAGCAGTAAGCCAATTGGAATATCCGCGTTGTACTCACGTACTTTACGAATTATTTCAAAGCTCTCAGCTGTGGTGATTTTATTTTCGAGCGCGCGAATATTGGCCGCCTGAATCACCGGGCCATCAGCGATTGGATCTGAGAATGCAATACCTAGCTCCAGCGCATCAGCGCCGCCGTCAATTAAGCGTTTAATAATCTCAAAGCTTAATTCTTTGTTTGGGTCGCCAATGGTAACAAATGGCACAAATGCACCTTGGTTAACTTCATTTAATGCGTGAAATGCTTGTTGATAGCGGCTCATAGTTTGCCTCCTTGATTTAACACTGTATGCACGTGCGCTAAATCTTTGTCACCACGGCCACTTAAATTCACTACAATAATGGTTTCTTCACTTTTTTCTTCAGCCAGCTTTAATGCGTAAGCAAGGGCATGGCTTGATTCAAGCGCCGGAATAATCCCTTCGTTTTTCGCAAGTAGCTGGAATGCTTCTAAAGCCTCATCATCACTAATGCCAACATATTGGGCACGGCCTGTTTCAGCAAGGTGTGCATGCTGAGGGCCAACCGCTGGGTAATCAAGACCTGCAGATACCGAGTAAGACTCTTCGATTTGGCCGTTGCTGTCTTGCATAATAAAGGTGTATGCACCGTGCAAAATGCCTTTTGTGCCTTTACAAATTGCCGCGCCATGCTCGTCAGTATCAAGGCCTTTACCTGCTGGCTCAACGCCAACCAGTTTTACACTTTCATCGCCAATAAAGTCATTAAACATACCAATTGCGTTAGAGCCACCACCAACACAGGCAATCACATAATCTGGTAGGCGGCCTTCTGTATCAAGTACTTGTTGTTTTGCTTCTTCACCAATCATTTTTTGGAAGTCGCGTACAAGTGTTGGGAACGGGTGCGGGCCTGCTGCTGTACCAAGTAAGTAGTGTGCCGTATCGTAGTTTGCTGACCAGTCGCGCATTGCTTCGTTAACCGCATCTTTTAATGTGCCAGAACCTGCGGTAACAGGAATGACTTCTGCGCCCATTAGTTTCATTCTAAATACGTTTGGTTGCTGGCGTTCTACGTCTTTTGCACCCATGTAAACGCGGCATTTTAAGCCAAGTAGTGCACAAGCTAGGGCGGTTGCTACACCGTGCTGACCAGCACCGGTTTCAGCAATGACTTCTTTTTTGCCCATACGTTTTGTTAGTAATGCCTGACCTAACACTTGGTTGGTTTTATGTGCGCCACCGTGCAGTAAATCTTCACGTTTAAGGTAAAGTTTTACCTTAGGGTTTTTCACTAAATTGCGTGTAAGCGTCAGTGGCGTAGGGCGACCGGCATATTCATTAAGCAGCTTTTCAAACTCTGCATGAAAGCTAGGGTCGTTCTTTGCTTTATTAAATTCACTTTCAAGTTGTTTTAAGGCGGGTACCAGAAGTTCTGGTACGTACATGCCGCCAAAATCGCCGAAATAGGCTGGGTTTTTATTTTCCACCTCAAGATTCCTTTATCTTAGAAAACACAGAATTAATTTGTTGATGACATTTTTTACCTGGGCTTGTTTCAATGCCCGAATTTAAATCAAGGCCAATGGCTTGGGTTGCAAGCGCATCAATAATATTGTCGTTATTTAAGCCGCCTGCGAGCATATAGTTGCGTTCGTTAATCAGCACATCCCAATTAAAGGTTTGCCCCGTACCACCGCTTTGGTTGCCCACTTTGGTATCAAATAAATAGCGATCAGCCCCTTGGCTCTTATGTTCAATCACATCGCTTACCGCAACGGCTTTCCATACTTGCACGCTCGCTGGTAGCGCCTTTTTAAGCGTAGCAATATAGGTTTCGTCTTCATCGCCATGTAACTGTACTGCAACCAGTTTTAGCTCAACGGCAATATGTACAATGGTGTCAATCGTTTCGTTTACAAATACGCCAACAAAGCCTAAATCGCAGCTATCGGCAATTGGTTTTGCACAGTCAATATCAACGTAACGTGGCGATTTTGCATAAAAAATCAGGCCACCAAATACCGCGCCCGCATTATATGCGGCAATCGCATCTTGTGAGCGCGTCAAACCGCACACTTTATTTTCACCTAGAATCAGCTTACGACAGGCCAAATCAAGGTTCTGTTCAGCCATCAGTGAGCTGCCAACTAAAAAGCCGTTACACAGAGATTTTAAGCGTTTTACATCAGCGTGAGTGTAAATGCCCGATTCTGAAATAACCACTTTCCCTGCAGGGATTAACGCACGAAGGGTTTCTGTAGTGGCAAGGTCGGTACTTAAATCACGCAGATTACGGTTATTAATACCAATAATCTCAGCGTCGAGTGTTAATGCGCGGTGTACTTCTTCTTCGTTACTCACTTCGGTCAAAATTGCCATATTGAGCGATTTTGCCACCTTTGCAAGCGCGGAGTACTCATCATCATTAAGCACACTTAGCATCAGTAAAATTGCATCTCCACCGTGCAGGCGTGCTAAATACACTTGGTACTCATCAATGAAGAAATCTTTACAAATAAGCGGTTGATTCACCAATGAACGTACTTTAGTTAAGTAATCAAAACTGCCTTGAAAGTATTTCTCGTCAGTCAGTACACTAATGCACGCAGCGTAATGCTTGTAAGCACCGGTAATTTCATCAAGATTAAAATCATCACGAATAAGCCCTTTGGATGGCGAGGCTTTTTTACACTCTAAAATAAAGTTAGTGCCGGGTTTTGCTAGTTCGCCGTAAAAATCACGCTCGGTTGGTACCACCTCATCAATAAAGCTTTCAAGTGGCTTATTGGCTTTACGCGATCCAAGCTCAATGCGTTTATCGGCAACAATTTTTTCTAATACATTAGCCATGAGACACCTCGATAATGCGTGATAAATGTGAAAACGCTGCGCCACTTTCCAGGTGGTTTTGTACCGCCTGTGTTGCGTCTTTAAAGTTGCTGTAGTCGCCTTGCATTACAAGCACGGCTGCAACATTTGCGGCAATCGCTGCATTGTGCGCAGGCTTGCCTTCACCTTTTAAAATCGCAAGGCTTGCCGCCGCGTTATAATCAGGCTCGCCACCTTCAATATCTGATAGGGCATAGTTATCAAGGCCAAAATCTTGCGGTTGTAGAGTGTACTCAATAATTTCACCGTCTTTTAGCTCGGCAACCTGTGTTTCACCGTGTAGGGCAATTTCATCGGTACCTGCACCGTGGACCACCATAACCCGCTCACAGCCAAGTAGTTTAAGTGTTTGCGCCATCGGGCGAAGTAATTCAGGGGTATAAACCCCAAGCAGTTGATGGCTTGGTTTTGCAGGGTTTGCCAACGGCCCTAAAATATTAAATAAGGTGCGTGTTTTAAGTGCGGTACGCACTGGCATCGCGTATTTCACACCTGCATGGTAAAGCGGTGCAAATAAAAAGGTAAAATGGGTTTTTGCTAGGCAGTTTTCTGCTTGTGCCACACTCATATTAATATTGATGCCAAGGGCATTAAGTAAGTCAGACGAGCCCGATTTACTTGAAACACTGCGGTTGCCGTGTTTTACCATATTAACGCCCATGCTCGCGGCAACAATGGCAGCAGTAGTTGACACGTTAATTGAATTGGCACCATCACCACCGGTGCCACATGAATCAAAGCTTATGGCACTTGGGTTAGTAAATGTCACTGCATTATCGCGCATGGCTTTTGCAGCACCTGCAATTTCGTTGTCGGTTTCGCCTTTAATTTTAAGCGCGGTTAACGCTGCGGTAAGCTCGATTTCGCTAACTTGACCTGTCATTACAAGATTAAAAAACTCGCTGCTCTGTTCAAACGTTAAATCTTGTTGTTCGATTAAGAGATTAACAAGTGGTTGCATTATGCGCCCTCCACATTGGCTAAATAAGCTAGGCTTTGCTTTAACAGCTGTGAGCCATTTGGCGTTAAAATTGATTCTGGGTGAAACTGAAACCCAATTACTTTATCTTGCTCTTGAATAATTGCCATAGGAATTGTGTCGTAGCTGGCAATGACATCAAGGCTATCTGGTACTTCGGTTGCCATGAGTGAATGGTAACGCGCCACTGGTATTTGCGAATGTAAGCCACTAAATACTGCGTGCTCTTTAAGTTCTATAAGTGATGATTTGCCATGCACTGTTTCACCTGCGTGACCAACCACACCACCGTAACACTCCACAATTGCTTGGTGGCCTAAACAAATACCCAGCATAGGGTAGCGGCCTTTCGCTTTATTGATAAGCTCAATTAAATTGCCCGCTTGTTTTGGGGTGCCAGGGCCAGGTGAAAGTACTAATGTTACAGGGCAAGTTTCCTCAGCCATTTTGCTTAAAATGGTGTCGGCCGGAACATGGTTACGATAAACCACCAGTTCAAAGCCCAATTGCTCAAATTCATCCACCAAGTTGTAGCTAAACGAATCAAAATTATCGATAAAGTAAATTTTTGCCTGCGCCATTAGGCTTCTCCTTGGTAGATAGACTTAATTGCACGAATAACCGCTTGTGCTTTTTGGCGAGTTTCGTTTGCTTCTAGTTGTGGCACTGAGTCATAAACTACGCCTGCACCTGCTTGCACGTAAGCCATATTATCTTTAACAAAGGCACTACGAATAACAATGCAGCTGTCCATCGCACCATCACCAGTTAAATAACCCACAGCACCACCGTAGCTGCCACGGCGTTTACCTTCGGTAATACGCACCAGCTCGGCCGCTTTTACTTTTGGTGAGCCAACCAAGGTGCCCATATTCATACACGCTTGGTAGGCATGCAGTGCATCCAGCTCAGGTTTTAATTGACCTACCACGCGCGATACTAAATGCATCACTTGCGAGTAGCGGTCAACTTTTAATAATTCTTTTACGTAGCGCGAACCCGGTGTTGAAATGCGGGCAATGTCGTTACGCGCTAAATCAACTAGCATAATGTGCTCGGCGCGCTCTTTTTTATCATCGCGCAAATCTAGTTCAATTTTGCTATCAAGGTCAAAGTTAATGCTGCCATCAACATTTTTACCACGGGCACGCGTACCGGCAATTGGGTAGACCTCTACTTGATTGGTGCTTTGGCAATATTTAAGCGCAGATTCGGGTGATGCACCAAATAACACAAAGTTTTCATCTTTCATGTAAAACATGTAAGGGCTTGGGTTTTGTGTTTTAAGCTGATGATATGCTGCAAGTGAGTCAGCACATGGTAATGAAAAACAGCGAGACGGCACGACTTGGAAAATGTCGCCATCGACAATGTGTTTTTTAAGGGTTTCGACTTGTTGACAAAAGGTTGCGTCGTCAATATCAACACTTTCACTTACAGCGCCCGGAAAGGTTGGGGCATTATAAGCTGGTAAATCGTCACACAGCTTATTAAGTGCTTCAAGCTTTTGGCCTACTTCAAAACAGTTGGCGTGTGCGTCGGGACCGCTAAATACATTGCCAATAAGTTCTGTGGTATTTGCTTGATGGTCAATAACAATCAGTGTTTCTGCAAGATAAAAAACAAAATCAGGGGTTGTGTTATCGCCGTTTGGTACGTCTGGAAGTGACTCAAAGTTGGCAACCATATCGTAGGCAAAAGTGCCGCCTAAAAATACTGCAAAATGAGATTCTGTGGTGCTTTCAATATTATTGATACATTGTCTTAATGCGGTAAATGCATTGTCAGCCACTAAGCGACTCGCTTCATCCATCAAACTGGTATCGCGTTCAAACACAATGCTTAGGCTTGAATTTGCAAGTTCAACGTTGTGATCTTTAAAAAAGCCAGCTAAATGGGGTAGTAGCTGTTTGCCGTTATTGCTTTTTGCATCAAACGTTACCGTGTCACCATTACATTCAATACGAATAGCAGCATCGGCTAAAATTAAACTTTTTACATTATCTTTTGAATCAATTTCCGCTGATTCTAACAATAAGCTATTAAAGTTAGTCGGGTTGTTACATACCGCGCTGTAAAGTGCTAGTGGACTTTCAATGTAGTCCCGCGCCAGCGAAATGCTGGTAACTTTACCGACCTCGGTTGATATATGACTAAATATCACGCCTCATTCCTTATACAAAAAAGCCCGCTTAGAAGGCGGGCTGAATAATAGACAAACAAAATCCTCCCGCGTTAATTACAGGAACCACCACCATTGGATTAGTTGTTTGTTATTACTCATTATTCACCTCAAATTAGACATAAAAAAACCCGCACATTGTGCGGGTTTTAAGAATAGTTTAGATACAATTATTCCCACCCGCGATTACGAGTGCCACCACCATACTGTTTTGATTTGTGAAGTTACTAATTGCATTTAAACGATTCCTAAAATGTTTCAGCCATAGTAAACCCCAGATTGTATACATGAGTCAACACAAAACCGCCATTTTTTATAACTAATCGGATTTGTTAGTGTTTATTGGTTATAAGCAGTGTTTAAACAGTTATAAAATCAGGGTTTTAGTGGCTTTTTACCAAGCACAACCAGCAAAATTCCGATTAGAATAATAGCTCCAGAAATTGCTAGTCGTTCACTGATAGGCTCGGATAAAAATAAAAAGCCACCAATACCGGCAATAATAGGTACCGAGAGCTGCGATACAGCTGCTTGCACTGAGGTTAAGTGTTTTAGTGCAACATACCAAATGGCGTAACCAATACCTGATGTCACACTGCCAGCTATCACAGCGAGTAAAATCCCTGTGGTTGAGGCATTAGTTGAGTTGAGTGTCATCAAGCTTAGTAACGTTATAAAAGGTAAGGTGCGCATAAAATTAAAGGCGGTATCGGCAAGGGGATTAGATGAGTTTTTGCCAGCTAAGGTATAGCCCGCCCACGCCATACCCGAAATCATCATAAGCACAAAACCAGTCAGTGAAGGTGATGAAATATCAGGCAGCACCAAGTAGCTAAAACCAATAAACGCAATTAGCGCGCCGCACCATTCGATAGGATAAATTTTGGTACCTGAAAAAAAGGTATAAGCAAGCATGCTAAATTGCACCGATGAAAAGAGCACAAGTGCCCCAATAGCGGTTTCAAGTGAAATATAGGCATAGGAAAAGGTTATGGCGTAAATAAACAAATAAACGGCGCCAAGCCATGAACCTTTGCTCGCTGTTTGTTTATTTTTATGAAAAAGGGCGTAAAGAATAAAAAGCGTTATCGCACCTGAGAATAAACGAATTGAGGTGAAGCTTGCGGCGTCAATTTGCCCTTGCCCAAGGGCTATTCGGCAAAGAATAGAGTTTCCAGCAAAGGCGATAAGTGAAAGTAGGGTAATTAGCAGTATTTTCATAAATTAAAGCGGCACTGTTTATTATTAATCGAGTTTAAACAGATAAAGACCTTTATTCGCAAATATTAATTTCCCAAATGAAAGCAAACAAATCAGCAAGAGTAATTAGCCACTGAATTTGGTATGATTACACGCAATACAAACGAAAACCATATTTATGAAATTTGACCTACACAGCCATACGTATTATTCCGATGGCAAGCTATCCCCAGAAGACTTAGTTGAACGCGCCGTTGAAAAAGGCGTTGATATATTAGCGATTACCGATCACG
This region of Pseudoalteromonas spongiae UST010723-006 genomic DNA includes:
- a CDS encoding anthranilate synthase component 1, which produces MIFSHISTEVGKVTSISLARDYIESPLALYSAVCNNPTNFNSLLLESAEIDSKDNVKSLILADAAIRIECNGDTVTFDAKSNNGKQLLPHLAGFFKDHNVELANSSLSIVFERDTSLMDEASRLVADNAFTALRQCINNIESTTESHFAVFLGGTFAYDMVANFESLPDVPNGDNTTPDFVFYLAETLIVIDHQANTTELIGNVFSGPDAHANCFEVGQKLEALNKLCDDLPAYNAPTFPGAVSESVDIDDATFCQQVETLKKHIVDGDIFQVVPSRCFSLPCADSLAAYHQLKTQNPSPYMFYMKDENFVLFGASPESALKYCQSTNQVEVYPIAGTRARGKNVDGSINFDLDSKIELDLRDDKKERAEHIMLVDLARNDIARISTPGSRYVKELLKVDRYSQVMHLVSRVVGQLKPELDALHAYQACMNMGTLVGSPKVKAAELVRITEGKRRGSYGGAVGYLTGDGAMDSCIVIRSAFVKDNMAYVQAGAGVVYDSVPQLEANETRQKAQAVIRAIKSIYQGEA
- a CDS encoding DMT family transporter; the encoded protein is MKILLITLLSLIAFAGNSILCRIALGQGQIDAASFTSIRLFSGAITLFILYALFHKNKQTASKGSWLGAVYLFIYAITFSYAYISLETAIGALVLFSSVQFSMLAYTFFSGTKIYPIEWCGALIAFIGFSYLVLPDISSPSLTGFVLMMISGMAWAGYTLAGKNSSNPLADTAFNFMRTLPFITLLSLMTLNSTNASTTGILLAVIAGSVTSGIGYAIWYVALKHLTSVQAAVSQLSVPIIAGIGGFLFLSEPISERLAISGAIILIGILLVVLGKKPLKP